The Candidatus Paceibacterota bacterium sequence GAGCAACTACGTGCCTTCGCCAACGGTACCCAGGCCAGATCCTTCCAAGCGTCCAGCCGCCAGGAAGTCTATGACTGTATCGCCGACTGTCCGACGAGCAGACCGAGCTCCAGCTCATGGGTCGCCGCAGTTTCCAACACTTCTGTGGTCTGGAGCAATCCGCGAACATTCTGGACCGCACGACCATCTGGAACTTTGAGAACCGCGTCGACGCGGACGATGTGGCGGCACTGTTCGCTGAACTGGATCGACAGATCCGTGCCCAGAGTCTGGAAGCCCACGCGGGGCAAATCATGATGCGGCCTTGGTGCCCGCTCCCAAGCAGCACTTCACCAAGGGGGATAAAGAGATCCTAGAGCAGAACGCCGTCCCGGCGGACTGGCGTCCGGCCAAACGGCGGCAGAAGGATCGGGATGCCAGTTGGACCAGGAAGCACGGGAAAAGCCATCACGGCCACAAGGTTACGGTGAGCGTGGACCGCAAGCACAAGCTGGTTCGCAACCGGATGCCGATACGGCCAGGGTCCACGACTCTCAGCATCTGGCATGGAGGCGGTCCTGGACGAGTGGAATACCAGTGAACGAGGGCAACCAGTACGACTTACCTGAAAAGTACAAAACCACACCCTCGCCATCAGCCTTCAGCATCTTCAGGTCCACCCCTCGCCCCACCTTCCTCGGCAATCCATGAAAATACGCCAACCCCACCGACACCCACCGGCGCAGAAATTCCTCTCCCTCCCCACTTTCACGCATCATCGCCAGCATTTCCTGCTCTAATTTTCGCTGACGGACCTTTTGGGCGGCACCATCTTTGACTTTAGGCACCACAACATCCGCCGAATGCACCTCACGCAAATATCGCACAAAACCCGATAAAGCTGCTCGTTGACCCGGCACCTTAGCCAAATAAACTTCCACCGTATTCTGGTCTGGCTTCTTCAGTCCCATTTTCTGGTTCTCCAGCAACAGGGCTTTCGCAGGTACCATGGCAAGGCGCGCGGAGCGCAAACTCAGCTTTCCAGCCTTTACCTCTACCAAAAGTGTGTCGTGGTAGCCTTTCAGTATCCGTAATCCTGCCGGATCGCCTTCCAGCGCTTTTAGCATACCAGCAATTTGCCGTTTCTCGGAATCCTCTGCCTGCACAGCAACATCTTTGACCACCAACCCAACTTCCTGCATCCATCGCATGGGAAGCCGCACTCTGCGTAGCCCTTCAGCGCCAAAGTGAGCAACCAAACGGTTATAGTTGGGGATAGCCTCCCAAACTTTCTCGATCTCCAGAAAAAAGGATAGATAGCGGTTCACGGAAATGGCCGCCTTGTTATCCCCGACAGTGACGGCCAACCATGCACCAAATCCCTCAAAATGATCCGCCATAACCCGCACAGAAAAAGCTGCCCGATTCATAGATATCCGCGTTCTCATGAGGCATCGCCAATAGCAGGACTCACACTGAGCACCTCTGCCAGCCGGCATAGATTGTCCACATTCATGGCAGAGGATCATTCCGCCATCAAGACATACTTTGCACAAGCGCCGCCCATCGTCGGTCACCACCAAAAGTCTATGGTGGTGGCAGGCATGGCAGTTTCCGTGATCGGCATGGGCGCATTTTGGGCAAAGCCGTAGATTATGATTGAACCGAGATACCCGCGTTAGCCTTCTCGACAACTCGCCACAAAGCTCACAGGCCTCAGCCTCCCTAAAATAATTCGCACAGGAATTACATACAGGGCCAGAGCGCGTCACCCGTCCCACTCGGAAGTCTGTCTTTCCACACCGGATGCAGGGCCGGGCCACCGCACAGCGACGACACACAGCAGCCATATCCCTGCGCGGCAACCGTGCGTAGTTCCCACACTTCGGACAAAGTCGGCGCTTAAATTCTCGTGCGTAGCATGTGGAACAATACTTATGGCCGTGATAAACCCGCGTTATTTTTCTGCCTCGCTTGCCACATTCGTCGCAAATCACCTCAGCCGAAGGCGTCACCACCATATCCATCATCGCAGCGACATCTCCAGCTTGCGCTGTAATCGCTGCCACATGCGCATTACTTCGTGACGCGGCCGGGGTTGGCCAGGTTCGCGTATTGCCTGCTTTCTGTACCCTCTGGCGTTATCAGGCAGTTGCGCGAAAACCTCAGCGAACAAGTCTGGCATCCGTTCTCCCTTGCTCACAAAACCTTGGCGGGTAATACCGGATTCCTGGAGATGCTTAGACACGTCGGCCAAGTCGGTTCGCATCAGTTTCCACAGCGCGCCCAGCAACAGGTGACGTTCCGCTGTGCCAAGCAGTTCAACCCCTGTGCCGGGATTCAGCGGTAACTCAGGGACTGCAACCCCCATCCGCTCCAGAAATGCGTGCAAAGCCTCCGCATCGCTACGATTAGCTCTTCGTAATAATGCGGACAAAAAAGACGCACCGGCAAACCATGCATCGGTCTCCGTCGGGTGTGCCATGAACTGACCACTGCCATGACGAATCGCCTCGTCGCCTGCATCCTGGAACGCCATGACATCGTCCGAACATGGCGTAATAGCGCCCACATCCCGCAAATCTCCTTTGCAGGTCGCGCAGACCGCCACATGACCATCCTTCGCATGCAGTCGGTGTGGCTCTAAGGGCACCCCACAATGTGGGCAGCGGTCCAGCAGAGCACAATGATGATGCACACAAACCACATGCCACGCGAGACGCCATTGCAGGCGATAATAGGGGATACGGTCATCGCGCAGACAAGCTGGACAATACTGCAGACCGCTTCGCCTCTTGGTATTCCGCGCACCCAGCGCCAATATCCACGGCCACACGGCCTTGTCGGGCAGGGGTCCATTACTGACACGCTCAGCGATCCTTTTCAGCGTAGCAGCGCGAAAGGAAGACAGCGGAATTCCCGCAGGGACGACCAGCTTATTTAACGGTGCGTCATCAAGAAAACGGTCCACGTCTCTCGTCCATATGCGCCACTTTGGCCATACGTCTCCGGTAAGCACCATCGGGTCGCAGCCTTGGGCAAGCGCTGCACGCACCAGCCACGACGAGATAATTTCATCGGGCAGCAGAGGTACAGAACGCACCCAACGCGGGCGATCTATACCAGTTCCCGGATGCCACGCGTAGGCCGTAGCCATTGCTTTCCCTCTATGATCGATTTGTCGATTTTCTC is a genomic window containing:
- a CDS encoding TniQ family protein; translated protein: MATAYAWHPGTGIDRPRWVRSVPLLPDEIISSWLVRAALAQGCDPMVLTGDVWPKWRIWTRDVDRFLDDAPLNKLVVPAGIPLSSFRAATLKRIAERVSNGPLPDKAVWPWILALGARNTKRRSGLQYCPACLRDDRIPYYRLQWRLAWHVVCVHHHCALLDRCPHCGVPLEPHRLHAKDGHVAVCATCKGDLRDVGAITPCSDDVMAFQDAGDEAIRHGSGQFMAHPTETDAWFAGASFLSALLRRANRSDAEALHAFLERMGVAVPELPLNPGTGVELLGTAERHLLLGALWKLMRTDLADVSKHLQESGITRQGFVSKGERMPDLFAEVFAQLPDNARGYRKQAIREPGQPRPRHEVMRMWQRLQRKLEMSLR